From Oceanithermus desulfurans, a single genomic window includes:
- a CDS encoding ABC transporter permease yields the protein MLTYVLRRLLLVLVVVWGAATLAFGLLYLSGDPVNLLLPLDASPEAREDLRRAYGFDQPLYVQYGRYLIKLTRGDFGTSLRSEEPALDLVLVRMGPTLLLAGWGLAFAVALGVPAGVLAAVRKGSLAELATMTLALLGQSIPVFWLGLMLILVFGLELRWLPISGAGSWKHLILPTITVGTFVTASIARLTRSGVIQELRSDHVRTARAKGLAGRVVVYKHALRNAAIPVVTIIGLQLGALLSGAVITETIFAWPGIGRFVLIAVSQRDFPVVQATVVVFALLLALVNLIVDLAYLWLDPRVRYA from the coding sequence ATGCTGACCTACGTCCTGCGCAGGCTCCTTCTCGTTCTCGTCGTCGTCTGGGGGGCGGCCACGCTGGCCTTCGGGCTGCTCTACCTCTCGGGCGACCCCGTCAACCTGCTGCTGCCGCTCGACGCCAGCCCCGAGGCCCGCGAGGACCTGCGCCGCGCCTACGGCTTCGACCAGCCGCTCTACGTCCAGTACGGCCGCTACCTGATCAAGCTGACCCGGGGCGACTTCGGCACCAGCCTGCGCTCCGAGGAGCCGGCGCTGGACCTGGTGCTGGTGCGCATGGGCCCCACGCTGCTGCTCGCGGGCTGGGGGCTGGCCTTCGCCGTGGCCCTGGGGGTGCCCGCGGGGGTGCTGGCGGCGGTGCGCAAGGGCAGCCTCGCCGAGCTGGCGACGATGACGCTCGCCCTCTTGGGTCAGTCGATCCCCGTCTTCTGGCTGGGGCTGATGCTGATCCTCGTCTTCGGGCTCGAGCTCCGCTGGCTGCCCATCTCCGGCGCGGGCAGCTGGAAGCACCTGATCCTGCCCACGATCACCGTGGGCACCTTCGTGACCGCCTCCATCGCCCGCCTCACCCGCAGCGGCGTGATTCAGGAGCTGCGCAGCGACCACGTGCGCACCGCCCGCGCCAAGGGGCTGGCGGGCCGGGTGGTCGTCTACAAGCACGCCCTGCGCAACGCGGCCATTCCGGTGGTCACCATCATCGGCCTGCAGCTGGGGGCGCTGCTCTCGGGCGCGGTGATCACCGAGACCATCTTCGCCTGGCCGGGCATCGGCCGCTTCGTCCTCATCGCCGTCAGCCAGCGCGACTTCCCCGTCGTCCAGGCGACCGTGGTGGTCTTCGCGCTGCTGCTGGCGCTGGTGAACCTGATCGTCGACCTGGCCTACCTGTGGCTCGACCCGAGGGTGCGGTACGCATGA
- a CDS encoding ABC transporter substrate-binding protein — MRKIGILLVFILAALPAWAAGDTLVIAQGVDATTLDPVNHQETPTGNVTAQIFDNFYRRTPDGKYEPWLGEAKALDDLTWELTVRQGVKFHNGEELNAEVIKFNFDRLLNPDKPLKYSTYFKPIKSVEVTGPYTLKVTTAKPFPLFLTRLTYFWVVPKQYIEEKGDAYFANHPVGTGPYKFVRWVKDQEIVLEANEDYWAGKPKIKKVVFRPIPEASSRVAELMTGGVDIITNLAPEAVDVVNGSGVAEARTVPSIRNIFVVLDVKGEGPLHDPKVRQALNYAVDKKAIIEHVLGGNGVPVGCPLNPYIFGYDEKLCEPFPYDPAKAKELLAEAGYPGGFSFTMGSPSGRYLNDRQVAEAIVGQLAKVGVKVDLRVQEWSSYVGQILERKIPTDAWLIGWGNAQFDADNTLFTLLYGGTVEGGPPQTRFSYWADPAFDKAVLEAQSVVDQTKRQALYKKALERVRAGAPWIFLHQQKDIYGVNKRVKWQPRPDELIWAFDAEIVK, encoded by the coding sequence GGTGTGGACGCGACCACCCTGGACCCGGTCAACCACCAGGAAACGCCCACGGGCAACGTCACCGCGCAGATCTTCGACAACTTCTACCGGCGCACGCCCGACGGCAAGTACGAACCCTGGCTGGGTGAGGCGAAAGCGCTGGACGACCTCACCTGGGAGCTGACCGTGCGCCAGGGGGTGAAGTTCCACAACGGCGAAGAGCTGAACGCCGAGGTCATCAAGTTCAACTTCGACCGCCTGCTCAACCCCGACAAGCCGCTGAAGTACAGCACCTACTTCAAGCCCATCAAGAGCGTGGAGGTGACGGGCCCCTACACCCTGAAGGTCACCACCGCGAAGCCCTTCCCGCTCTTCCTCACCCGCCTGACCTACTTCTGGGTCGTGCCCAAGCAGTACATCGAGGAAAAGGGCGACGCCTACTTCGCCAACCACCCGGTGGGCACCGGGCCCTACAAGTTCGTGCGCTGGGTCAAGGACCAGGAGATCGTGCTCGAGGCCAACGAGGACTACTGGGCGGGCAAGCCCAAGATCAAGAAGGTCGTCTTCCGGCCCATCCCCGAGGCCTCGAGCCGGGTGGCCGAGCTGATGACCGGCGGCGTGGACATCATCACCAACCTCGCCCCCGAGGCCGTGGACGTGGTGAACGGCTCGGGCGTGGCCGAAGCCCGCACCGTGCCCAGCATCCGCAACATCTTCGTGGTCCTCGACGTGAAGGGCGAGGGCCCGCTGCACGATCCTAAGGTGCGCCAGGCCCTCAACTACGCGGTGGACAAGAAGGCCATCATCGAGCACGTGCTGGGCGGAAACGGCGTGCCCGTGGGCTGCCCCCTCAACCCCTACATCTTCGGCTACGACGAAAAGCTCTGCGAACCCTTCCCCTACGACCCCGCCAAGGCCAAAGAGCTGCTCGCCGAGGCCGGCTACCCGGGCGGCTTCAGCTTCACCATGGGCAGCCCCTCGGGCCGCTACCTCAACGACCGCCAGGTCGCCGAGGCCATCGTGGGCCAGCTGGCCAAGGTGGGCGTCAAGGTCGATCTGCGGGTGCAGGAGTGGAGCAGCTACGTGGGCCAGATTCTCGAGCGCAAGATCCCCACGGACGCCTGGCTGATCGGCTGGGGCAACGCCCAGTTCGACGCCGACAACACCCTCTTCACCCTGCTCTACGGCGGCACGGTCGAGGGCGGCCCGCCGCAGACCCGCTTCAGCTACTGGGCCGACCCCGCGTTCGACAAGGCGGTGCTCGAGGCCCAGTCGGTGGTCGACCAGACCAAGCGCCAGGCGCTCTACAAGAAGGCGCTCGAACGCGTGCGCGCGGGCGCGCCCTGGATCTTCCTGCACCAGCAGAAGGACATCTACGGCGTCAACAAGCGCGTCAAGTGGCAGCCGCGTCCCGACGAGCTCATCTGGGCCTTCGACGCGGAGATCGTGAAGTAG